In one window of Nicotiana tabacum cultivar K326 chromosome 12, ASM71507v2, whole genome shotgun sequence DNA:
- the LOC107768148 gene encoding putative xyloglucan galactosyltransferase GT17: MWRKIHFKIFTKEKDEEYGLRKKEFTSLKEIQPHLKILVLFTTSFMIWFLFLLVFSPKRISNPIRGFLSTHSPAECRDNYSVYIYNLPSKFNFDLLEDCSSLNIYTDMCPHVTNNGMGKPLPEMGSSSWYTTHQLIGELIVHARIENHPCRTENAEKATLFYVPFYGGLHASSKFREPNYTIRDALAVELVEYIEEQKWWKRNNGRDRFMAFGRTAWDFMRTDEVPDFGANKLLNMSPVQNMSVLLVERHPWEGHNQHGIPYPSYFHPSALSEMIEWQDRVSYMDRPHLFSFVGAPRTGKKKVVTRDRVIKQCEESSKCLILKCGKGPSKCHKPRQVLNVMMRSNFCLQVLGDSYTRRSTFDSILTGCIPVFFSNHTAYSQYQWFLPSDPTTYSVYIDLERNHSIGIEEELLKIPMEEVERKRRTVIELIPKLTYANPNSTSYGFRDAVDVALKALSDHVSSLLKATS, from the coding sequence ATGTGGCGaaaaattcatttcaaaatttTTACAAAGGAGAAAGATGAAGAATACGGATTAAGAAAGAAAGAATTTACTTCTCTGAAAGAAATTCAACCCCATTTGAAAATCCTTGTTCTTTTTACAACTTCCTTCATGATTTGGTTTCTTTTTCTCCTAGTTTTTTCACCCAAAAGAATATCGAATCCCATCCGAGGATTCCTCTCAACTCATTCTCCAGCAGAATGCAGAGACAATTACTCTGTCTATATTTACAACCTGCCTTCCAAATTTAATTTTGATCTGTTGGAAGATTGTAGCAGTTTGAATATCTACACAGATATGTGCCCTCATGTTACAAATAATGGCATGGGAAAGCCACTCCCTGAAATGGGCTCTAGCAGCTGGTACACCACTCATCAACTCATCGGTGAATTAATCGTTCATGCTCGAATCGAAAACCACCCCTGTCGTACAGAGAATGCAGAGAAAGCGACTCTGTTTTATGTACCTTTCTACGGGGGGCTCCATGCCTCGAGCAAATTTCGCGAGCCAAATTACACGATTCGTGATGCATTGGCTGTTGAATTGGTGGAGTATATAGAAGAGCAGAAGTGGTGGAAGAGGAATAATGGGAGAGACCGTTTCATGGCTTTTGGAAGAACTGCTTGGGATTTCATGAGGACTGATGAAGTTCCTGATTTTGGTGCAAACAAGTTATTGAACATGTCCCCTGTGCAGAATATGTCTGTTCTTTTGGTGGAAAGACACCCTTGGGAAGGCCATAATCAACATGGCATTCCTTACCCCTCCTACTTCCATCCCTCTGCATTGTCTGAGATGATTGAATGGCAAGATCGTGTGAGTTATATGgataggcctcatttgttttcgTTTGTTGGGGCTCCCCGGACAGGAAAGAAAAAAGTTGTCACAAGGGACAGAGTCATAAAACAGTGCGAGGAGTCAAGTAagtgcttgatcttgaaatgtgGCAAGGGACCAAGTAAGTGTCACAAGCCTAGACAAGTTCTTAACGTGATGATGAGGTCCAATTTTTGCTTGCAAGTGTTGGGCGATTCATATACTCGACGCTCAACTTTTGATTCCATACTTACTGGATGTATTCCGGTCTTCTTTTCTAACCATACCGCATATTCGCAATACCAATGGTTTTTACCTTCTGATCCTACCACATATTCCGTTTACATTGATTTAGAACGAAACCATAGCATAGGAATAGAGGAAGAGCTTCTCAAAATTCCAATGGAAGAAGTAGAAAGAAAGAGGAGGACTGTCATAGAATTGATCCCAAAATTAACGTATGCAAACCCTAATTCTACTTCATATGGATTTAGGGATGCTGTTGATGTCGCCCTTAAAGCACTGTCCGATCACGTTAGCTCATTGTTAAAAGCTACCTCTTGA